One Polyangiaceae bacterium genomic window carries:
- a CDS encoding Hsp20/alpha crystallin family protein yields MSVLQIEAPPDGGMFDNHLIAASRRKDNPMLNVEQAFAEVASAYQALTGRPFTPVGRESPPEVNPQEQAEANYRQFKRLMEQRMQNGGDPRKVTPVAPVPPPIDVLEFEREVRVLVDLPGTAREQVNVSITGDALTIRAERTNTRSGNGNGNGTCRLEERRKGAMLRSVALPPRARRDGIEALLRDGVLTISIPTDGTAGDNTEIPIEVK; encoded by the coding sequence ATGAGCGTTTTGCAAATCGAAGCCCCGCCCGATGGTGGCATGTTCGATAATCATCTCATTGCGGCCTCGAGGCGGAAGGACAATCCGATGTTGAACGTGGAGCAAGCGTTTGCCGAAGTGGCGAGTGCATATCAAGCATTGACAGGGCGACCCTTCACACCGGTCGGGCGCGAATCGCCGCCCGAGGTCAATCCGCAAGAACAAGCGGAGGCAAATTACAGGCAGTTCAAGCGCCTGATGGAGCAGAGAATGCAAAATGGCGGCGATCCGCGCAAAGTCACACCCGTGGCGCCCGTGCCGCCTCCCATCGACGTGCTCGAATTCGAGCGGGAGGTCAGGGTGCTCGTTGATTTGCCGGGTACGGCGCGGGAGCAAGTCAACGTGTCCATCACGGGTGACGCGCTCACGATTCGTGCGGAGCGAACGAACACTCGAAGTGGCAATGGCAATGGCAATGGTACCTGCCGGCTCGAAGAACGGAGAAAAGGCGCCATGCTTCGTTCGGTCGCATTGCCTCCGCGTGCGCGACGAGACGGCATCGAGGCGCTCTTGCGCGATGGAGTGCTGACGATATCGATTCCGACCGATGGGACTGCCGGCGACAATACGGAGATTCCCATCGAGGTCAAGTGA